Proteins found in one Mustela lutreola isolate mMusLut2 chromosome 10, mMusLut2.pri, whole genome shotgun sequence genomic segment:
- the PRPF3 gene encoding U4/U6 small nuclear ribonucleoprotein Prp3 isoform X1, with protein sequence MALSKRELDELKPWIEKTVKRVLGFSEPTVVTAALNCVGKGMDKKKAADHLKPFLDDSTLRFVDKLFEAVEEGRSSRHSKSSSDRSRKRELKEVFGDDSEISKESSGVKKRRIPRFEEVEEEPEVIPGPPSESPGMLTKLQIKQMMEAATRQIEERKKQLSFISPPTPQPKTPSSSQPERLPIGNTIQPSQAATFMNDAIEKARKAAELQARIQAQLALKPGLIGNANMVGLANLHAMGIAPPKVELKDQTKPTPLILDEQGRTVDATGKEIELTHRMPTLKANIRAVKREQFKQQLKEKPSEDMESNTFFDPRVSIAPSQRQRRTFKFHDKGKFEKIAQRLRTKAQLEKLQAEISQAARKTGIHTSTRLALIAPKKELKEGDIPEIEWWDSYIIPNGFDLTEENPKREDYFGITNLVEHPAQLNPPVDNDTPVTLGVYLTKKEQKKLRRQTRREAQKELQEKVRLGLMPPPEPKVRISNLMRVLGTEAVQDPTKVEAHVRAQMAKRQKAHEEANAARKLTAEQRKVKKIKKLKEDISQGVHISVYRVRNLSNPAKKFKIEANAGQLYLTGVVVLHKDVNVVVVEGGPKAQKKFKRLMLHRIKWDEQTASTKGDDDEESDEEAVKKTNKCVLVWEGTAKDRSFGEMKFKQCPTENMAREHFKKHGAEHYWDLALSESVLESTD encoded by the exons ATGGCACTGTCTAAGAGGGAGCTGGATGAGCTGAAACCATGGATAGAGAAGACAGTGAAGAGGGTGCTGGgcttctcagagcccacagtggtCACAGCAGCACTGAACTGTGTGGGGAAGGGCATGGACAAGAAGAAGGCAGCTG ACCATCTGAAACCTTTTCTTGATGATTCTACTCTCCGATTTGTGGACAAACTATTTGAGGCTGTGGAAGAAGGCCGAAGCTCTAGACATTCCAAGTCTAGCAGTGACAGGAGCAGAAAAAGAGAGCTGAAG GAAGTGTTTGGTGATGACTCTGAGATCTCCAAGGAATCATCAGGAGTAAAGAAGCGACGGATACCCCGTTTTGAGGAGGTAGAAGAAGAGCCTGAAGTGATCCCTGGACCTCCCTCAGAAAGTCCTGGTATGCTAACTAAGCTCCAG ATCAAACAGATGATGGAGGCAGCTACACGGCAAAtcgaggagaggaaaaagcagctgAGCTTCATTAGCCCCCCTACTCCTCAG CCAAAGACTCCTTCTTCCTCCCAACCAGAGCGACTTCCAATTGGCAACACTATTCAGCCCTCCCAGGCTGCCACTTTCATGAATGATGCCATTGAGAAGGCAAGGAAAGCAGCTGAATTACAAGCCCGCATCCAAGCCCAGCTGGCACTGAAGCCAGGGCTCATTGGCAATGCCAACATGGTGGGCCTGGCCAATCTCCATGCCATGGGCATTGCTCCCCC GAAGGTGGAGTTAAAAGATCAAACTAAACCTACACCACTGATTCTCGATGAGCAAGGCCGGACTGTGGATGCAACTGGCAAGGAGATCGAGCTGACGCACCGCATGCCTACTCTGAAGGCCAATATTCGTGCTGTGAAGAGGGAACAATTCAAACAACAGCTAAAAGAAAAGCCATCTGAAGACATGGAGTCTAATACCTTTTTTGACCCCCGAGTCTCAATTGCCCCTTCCCAGCGCCAGAGACGCACTTTTAAATTCCATGACAAGGGCAAATTTGAGAAGATTGCCCAGCGGTTACGGACAAAG GCTCAACTggagaagctgcaggcagagatcTCACAGGCAGCTCGAAAAACCGGCATCCATACTTCAACTAGGCTGGCCCTCATTGCTCCCAAAAAAGAGCTAAAGGAAGGAGATATCCCTGAAATCGAGTGGTGGGACTCTTACATCATCCCCAATGGCTTTGACCT TACAGAGGAAAATCCCAAGAGAGAAGATTATTTTGGAATCACAAATCTTGTTGAACACCCAGCCCAACTCAATCCTCCAG TTGATAATGACACACCTGTTACTCTGGGGGTATATCTTACtaagaaggaacagaagaaactTCGAAGGCAAACAAGGAGGGAAGCACAGAAGGAACTACAAGAGAAAGTCAGGCTGGGCCTGATGCCTCCTCCAGAACCCAAAG TGAGAATTTCAAATTTGATGCGAGTATTAGGAACAGAAGCTGTTCAAGACCCCACGAAGGTAGAAGCCCATGTCAGAGCTCAGATGGCAAAAAGACAGAA AGCGCATGAAGAGGCCAACGCTGCCCGAAAACTTACAGCAGAACAGAGAAaggtcaagaaaattaaaaagcttaaAGAAGACATTTCACAGGGGGTACACATATCTGTATATAG AGTTCGAAATTTGAGCAACCCAGCCAAGAAGTTCAAGATTGAGGCCAATGCTGGGCAGCTGTACCTGACAGGGGTGGTGGTACTGCACAAGGATGTCAACGTGGTAGTAGTGGAAGGGG GCCCCAAGGCCCAGAAGAAATTTAAGCGTCTCATGCTGCATCGGATAAAGTGGGATGAGCAGACGGCGAGCACAAAGGGAGATG ATGATGAGGAATCTGATGAAGAAGCTGTGAAGAAAACCAACAAATGTGTACTAGTCTGGGAG GGTACAGCCAAAGACCGGAGCTTTGGAGAGATGAAGTTCAAACAGTGCCCTACAGAGAACATGGCTCGAGAGCACTTCAAAAAGCATGGGGCTGAACACTACTGGGACCTTGCACTGAGTGAATCTGTGTTGGAGTCCACCGACTGA
- the PRPF3 gene encoding U4/U6 small nuclear ribonucleoprotein Prp3 isoform X2 — protein MLTKLQIKQMMEAATRQIEERKKQLSFISPPTPQPKTPSSSQPERLPIGNTIQPSQAATFMNDAIEKARKAAELQARIQAQLALKPGLIGNANMVGLANLHAMGIAPPKVELKDQTKPTPLILDEQGRTVDATGKEIELTHRMPTLKANIRAVKREQFKQQLKEKPSEDMESNTFFDPRVSIAPSQRQRRTFKFHDKGKFEKIAQRLRTKAQLEKLQAEISQAARKTGIHTSTRLALIAPKKELKEGDIPEIEWWDSYIIPNGFDLTEENPKREDYFGITNLVEHPAQLNPPVDNDTPVTLGVYLTKKEQKKLRRQTRREAQKELQEKVRLGLMPPPEPKVRISNLMRVLGTEAVQDPTKVEAHVRAQMAKRQKAHEEANAARKLTAEQRKVKKIKKLKEDISQGVHISVYRVRNLSNPAKKFKIEANAGQLYLTGVVVLHKDVNVVVVEGGPKAQKKFKRLMLHRIKWDEQTASTKGDDDEESDEEAVKKTNKCVLVWEGTAKDRSFGEMKFKQCPTENMAREHFKKHGAEHYWDLALSESVLESTD, from the exons ATGCTAACTAAGCTCCAG ATCAAACAGATGATGGAGGCAGCTACACGGCAAAtcgaggagaggaaaaagcagctgAGCTTCATTAGCCCCCCTACTCCTCAG CCAAAGACTCCTTCTTCCTCCCAACCAGAGCGACTTCCAATTGGCAACACTATTCAGCCCTCCCAGGCTGCCACTTTCATGAATGATGCCATTGAGAAGGCAAGGAAAGCAGCTGAATTACAAGCCCGCATCCAAGCCCAGCTGGCACTGAAGCCAGGGCTCATTGGCAATGCCAACATGGTGGGCCTGGCCAATCTCCATGCCATGGGCATTGCTCCCCC GAAGGTGGAGTTAAAAGATCAAACTAAACCTACACCACTGATTCTCGATGAGCAAGGCCGGACTGTGGATGCAACTGGCAAGGAGATCGAGCTGACGCACCGCATGCCTACTCTGAAGGCCAATATTCGTGCTGTGAAGAGGGAACAATTCAAACAACAGCTAAAAGAAAAGCCATCTGAAGACATGGAGTCTAATACCTTTTTTGACCCCCGAGTCTCAATTGCCCCTTCCCAGCGCCAGAGACGCACTTTTAAATTCCATGACAAGGGCAAATTTGAGAAGATTGCCCAGCGGTTACGGACAAAG GCTCAACTggagaagctgcaggcagagatcTCACAGGCAGCTCGAAAAACCGGCATCCATACTTCAACTAGGCTGGCCCTCATTGCTCCCAAAAAAGAGCTAAAGGAAGGAGATATCCCTGAAATCGAGTGGTGGGACTCTTACATCATCCCCAATGGCTTTGACCT TACAGAGGAAAATCCCAAGAGAGAAGATTATTTTGGAATCACAAATCTTGTTGAACACCCAGCCCAACTCAATCCTCCAG TTGATAATGACACACCTGTTACTCTGGGGGTATATCTTACtaagaaggaacagaagaaactTCGAAGGCAAACAAGGAGGGAAGCACAGAAGGAACTACAAGAGAAAGTCAGGCTGGGCCTGATGCCTCCTCCAGAACCCAAAG TGAGAATTTCAAATTTGATGCGAGTATTAGGAACAGAAGCTGTTCAAGACCCCACGAAGGTAGAAGCCCATGTCAGAGCTCAGATGGCAAAAAGACAGAA AGCGCATGAAGAGGCCAACGCTGCCCGAAAACTTACAGCAGAACAGAGAAaggtcaagaaaattaaaaagcttaaAGAAGACATTTCACAGGGGGTACACATATCTGTATATAG AGTTCGAAATTTGAGCAACCCAGCCAAGAAGTTCAAGATTGAGGCCAATGCTGGGCAGCTGTACCTGACAGGGGTGGTGGTACTGCACAAGGATGTCAACGTGGTAGTAGTGGAAGGGG GCCCCAAGGCCCAGAAGAAATTTAAGCGTCTCATGCTGCATCGGATAAAGTGGGATGAGCAGACGGCGAGCACAAAGGGAGATG ATGATGAGGAATCTGATGAAGAAGCTGTGAAGAAAACCAACAAATGTGTACTAGTCTGGGAG GGTACAGCCAAAGACCGGAGCTTTGGAGAGATGAAGTTCAAACAGTGCCCTACAGAGAACATGGCTCGAGAGCACTTCAAAAAGCATGGGGCTGAACACTACTGGGACCTTGCACTGAGTGAATCTGTGTTGGAGTCCACCGACTGA